Proteins from a genomic interval of Candidatus Thermoplasmatota archaeon:
- a CDS encoding cytochrome c biogenesis protein CcdA produces the protein MPVDPFLAAFAFSAGVGTFLSPCSVALVPAYVAFYAGLDAKARRGTAANALRGARVGLAAAGGALALFLAAALVVYLLRVRFALTSAALASAVGALSIAAGLALILLGLLILADRAPTFAPRLTAPRGRGPLAMAGFGVVFAIASLGCTLPLFLGVVVASFDQDAIGAAAALAAFGGGIAAPLLALSVATAVAGDAARAFVARAARIAKKAGGVVLVAAGLYVIYYYTLLAPL, from the coding sequence GTGCCGGTCGATCCGTTCCTCGCGGCGTTCGCCTTCTCGGCCGGCGTCGGCACCTTCCTCAGCCCTTGCAGCGTCGCGCTTGTTCCGGCCTACGTCGCATTCTACGCGGGGCTCGACGCCAAGGCCCGTCGCGGGACGGCCGCGAACGCGCTTCGGGGAGCCCGCGTGGGTCTCGCCGCGGCCGGAGGCGCCCTCGCCCTCTTCCTCGCCGCGGCCCTCGTCGTCTACCTGCTGCGCGTGCGATTCGCCCTCACGTCGGCCGCGCTCGCCTCGGCCGTCGGCGCGCTGAGCATCGCCGCCGGTCTCGCGCTCATCCTGCTCGGCCTGCTCATCCTCGCGGACCGCGCGCCCACGTTCGCCCCCAGGCTCACCGCGCCTCGCGGTCGCGGTCCGCTCGCGATGGCGGGCTTCGGCGTCGTCTTCGCGATCGCGAGCCTCGGTTGCACGCTTCCGCTCTTTCTCGGCGTCGTCGTCGCCTCCTTCGACCAGGACGCGATCGGCGCCGCCGCGGCGCTCGCGGCGTTCGGGGGCGGCATCGCCGCGCCCCTCCTCGCGCTGAGCGTCGCGACCGCCGTCGCGGGCGACGCGGCGCGCGCGTTCGTCGCGCGCGCGGCGCGGATCGCGAAGAAGGCGGGCGGCGTCGTGCTCGTCGCGGCCGGCCTGTACGTGATCTACTACTACACGCTTCTCGCGCCGCTTTGA
- the pheT gene encoding phenylalanine--tRNA ligase subunit beta: MPVIRFDARELTRLVGKKIPRGTLAEKIPMIGADVDDVSGDRWAIEFFPDRPDLFTVEGIARAMRAFLDVKPGLATYKVAAPKSKLVVDPSVAKVRPHITAAVVRGVDVTEDRLEGLIALQEALHWGLGARRRKVAIGVHDHKPVKGPFVYKAVDPESIRFVPLASEEEMDLAEVLKRHPKGQDYAHLLAGHGRFPVILDAAGNLLSFPPIINGALTTVTTKTRDVLVDVTGWDAWAVERALNLVVTSLAESGGRIEAITIETPPAKRGAKAKTRRAPALEPEKRTLAVADVEKLLGLPFTPKEAAACLARMGYGAKPSTKGKVAVEVPAWRTDILHDVDLIEDVAIGYGINEFPHERPHAVTYGTPLPGARAAERARQSLVGLGFLEVMSLSLSNARDQFARMQLARDWSVDVMNPLSEDHTLLRVHVLPSLLNVLARNAHRDLPQRVFEVGTVTVEREDGTPRHEKRVAGAWIASKVGYSDAKSVVQALERDLGWSAEIGPGHHASYVEGRVAAVTDTDGRTRGVFGELSPAVITAFGLANPVVAFEFVL; the protein is encoded by the coding sequence ATGCCGGTCATCCGCTTCGACGCCCGCGAGCTCACGCGCCTCGTCGGGAAGAAAATCCCGCGCGGGACGCTCGCCGAGAAGATCCCGATGATCGGCGCCGACGTGGACGACGTGTCGGGGGACCGATGGGCGATCGAGTTCTTCCCCGACCGGCCCGACCTCTTCACGGTCGAGGGCATCGCGCGCGCGATGCGCGCATTCCTCGACGTGAAGCCCGGCCTCGCGACGTACAAGGTCGCGGCTCCGAAGTCGAAGCTCGTCGTCGACCCGAGCGTCGCGAAGGTCCGGCCGCACATCACCGCGGCCGTCGTGCGCGGCGTCGACGTGACGGAGGACCGGCTCGAGGGCCTCATCGCGCTCCAGGAGGCGCTGCACTGGGGTCTCGGGGCGCGTCGCCGGAAGGTCGCGATCGGCGTCCACGACCACAAGCCCGTCAAGGGTCCCTTCGTCTACAAGGCCGTCGATCCCGAGTCCATCCGCTTCGTGCCGCTCGCCTCCGAGGAGGAGATGGACCTCGCCGAGGTGCTGAAGCGCCACCCGAAGGGTCAGGACTACGCTCATCTCCTTGCGGGCCACGGACGCTTCCCCGTCATCCTCGACGCGGCGGGGAACCTCCTCTCGTTTCCGCCGATCATCAACGGCGCGCTCACCACGGTCACGACGAAGACGCGGGACGTCCTCGTCGACGTCACCGGCTGGGACGCGTGGGCCGTCGAGCGCGCGCTCAACCTCGTCGTCACGAGCCTCGCCGAGAGCGGCGGCCGCATCGAGGCGATCACGATCGAGACGCCGCCCGCGAAGAGGGGCGCGAAGGCGAAGACGCGCCGCGCGCCCGCCCTCGAACCCGAGAAGCGGACGCTCGCGGTCGCCGACGTCGAGAAGCTCCTCGGCCTCCCCTTCACGCCGAAGGAGGCCGCGGCGTGCCTCGCGCGGATGGGCTACGGCGCGAAGCCCTCGACGAAAGGCAAGGTCGCGGTCGAGGTTCCCGCGTGGCGCACGGACATCCTGCACGACGTCGACCTCATCGAAGACGTGGCGATCGGGTACGGCATCAACGAATTCCCGCACGAGCGGCCGCACGCCGTGACCTACGGCACGCCGCTTCCCGGCGCCCGCGCCGCGGAGCGCGCCCGGCAGAGCCTCGTCGGCCTCGGCTTCCTGGAGGTGATGTCGCTCTCCCTGTCGAACGCGCGCGACCAGTTCGCGCGCATGCAGCTCGCGCGCGACTGGAGCGTCGACGTGATGAACCCGCTCTCGGAGGACCACACGCTCCTGCGCGTGCACGTCCTCCCGAGCCTCCTCAACGTGCTCGCCCGCAACGCGCACCGCGATCTCCCGCAGCGCGTCTTCGAGGTCGGCACGGTCACGGTCGAGCGCGAGGACGGGACGCCGCGGCACGAGAAGCGCGTCGCGGGCGCGTGGATCGCGAGCAAGGTCGGCTACTCCGACGCGAAGTCCGTCGTCCAGGCGCTCGAGCGCGACCTCGGCTGGAGCGCCGAGATCGGTCCCGGCCACCACGCGAGCTACGTCGAGGGCCGCGTCGCGGCCGTGACGGACACGGACGGGCGGACGCGCGGGGTGTTCGGGGAGCTCTCCCCGGCCGTCATCACCGCGTTCGGGCTCGCGAACCCGGTCGTGGCGTTCGAGTTCGTGCTCTGA
- a CDS encoding YbhB/YbcL family Raf kinase inhibitor-like protein, whose amino-acid sequence MLDARALEALKSLTPRSPAFAAGGPIPPRHTCEGDDVAPAIEFGPRPVGTCAVALLVDDPDAPRGAFTHWVAWNLPADLDALPEGADVTALGGLEGRNDFADVGYRGPCPPSGTHRYFFKVYALDALLDLPRGARRSTFEDAIAGHVLAWGETMGTSTR is encoded by the coding sequence ATGCTCGACGCCCGCGCGCTCGAGGCGCTGAAGTCGCTGACGCCGCGCTCGCCCGCCTTCGCCGCCGGGGGGCCGATCCCCCCGCGCCACACGTGCGAAGGCGACGACGTCGCGCCCGCGATCGAATTCGGACCGCGTCCCGTGGGGACGTGCGCGGTCGCGCTCCTCGTCGACGACCCGGACGCCCCGCGCGGCGCGTTCACGCATTGGGTGGCCTGGAACCTCCCCGCCGACCTCGACGCCCTGCCCGAGGGCGCCGACGTCACGGCCCTCGGCGGCCTCGAAGGGCGCAACGACTTCGCGGACGTCGGCTACCGGGGTCCTTGCCCACCCTCCGGCACCCACCGCTACTTCTTCAAGGTCTACGCGCTCGACGCGCTCCTCGACCTCCCGCGCGGCGCGCGACGGTCCACCTTTGAAGACGCGATTGCGGGCCACGTCCTCGCCTGGGGCGAGACGATGGGGACGTCGACGCGATGA
- a CDS encoding Zn-ribbon domain-containing OB-fold protein, whose product MAVPRFWRENHERYNLKGAKCTNCATILFPARSLCPKCRHASVGKLVPQSLSGEGVVESFTTVHSAPAGFELQAPYVLAIVRLAEGPRVTAQIVDVGGKTVAVGMKVRKVFRRINQDGESGVLHYGYKFAVA is encoded by the coding sequence ATGGCGGTTCCCCGCTTCTGGCGCGAAAACCACGAGCGCTACAACCTCAAGGGCGCGAAGTGCACGAACTGCGCGACGATCCTCTTCCCCGCGCGCAGCCTTTGCCCGAAGTGCCGGCACGCAAGCGTCGGAAAGCTCGTCCCGCAGTCGCTCTCCGGAGAGGGCGTCGTCGAGAGCTTCACGACGGTCCACAGCGCGCCCGCGGGCTTCGAGCTGCAGGCGCCGTACGTGCTCGCGATCGTCCGCCTCGCCGAAGGCCCGCGCGTCACGGCTCAGATCGTGGACGTGGGAGGCAAGACGGTCGCCGTCGGGATGAAGGTCCGGAAGGTCTTCCGGCGCATCAACCAGGACGGCGAGTCCGGCGTGCTGCACTACGGGTACAAGTTCGCCGTCGCCTGA
- a CDS encoding thiolase domain-containing protein, with protein MRDVAIIGQGMTKFGELWERSLRQLVTEAGLAAVKDAGVPGDRIDAMYVGSMSAGRFVGQEHVGALVVDEAGLAHHHIPSTRIEAADASGGVALRQGYLAVASGDADVVVVGGVEKMTDVIDQEQTNTLATVLDQEWEAFFGATFPSVYALMAQRHAHKYGTTAAQLAAVSVKNHEHGAMNPNAAYPFAITKDAVLKSPMVADPLRMLDCAANLDGAAAVVLCAADKVAEFTRKDRAVKILASHQASDTLAMHDRASITELAATKHAAKRAYERARLTPADIDVAEVHDAFTIAEILAIEDLGFYAKGSGGAAAEKGLTSWKGEKPVNTSGGLKARGHPPGATGVAQAAEIVQQLRGEAGKRQVADAEIGLAHNVGGSGGTAVVTIFGRMK; from the coding sequence ATGCGCGACGTCGCGATCATCGGCCAGGGCATGACGAAGTTCGGCGAGCTCTGGGAGCGCTCCCTCCGCCAGCTCGTCACCGAGGCGGGCCTCGCGGCCGTGAAGGACGCGGGCGTCCCCGGCGACCGGATCGACGCCATGTACGTCGGCTCGATGAGCGCGGGCCGCTTCGTCGGGCAGGAGCACGTCGGCGCGCTCGTCGTGGACGAGGCGGGCCTCGCGCACCACCACATCCCCTCGACGCGCATCGAGGCCGCCGACGCCTCGGGCGGCGTCGCGCTTCGCCAGGGCTACCTCGCGGTCGCCTCGGGGGACGCGGACGTCGTCGTGGTCGGCGGCGTCGAGAAGATGACGGACGTCATCGACCAGGAGCAGACGAACACGCTTGCGACGGTGCTCGACCAGGAATGGGAGGCGTTCTTCGGCGCGACCTTTCCCTCGGTCTACGCCCTCATGGCGCAGCGCCACGCGCACAAGTACGGGACGACCGCGGCCCAGCTCGCCGCGGTCTCGGTGAAGAACCACGAGCACGGCGCGATGAACCCCAATGCCGCCTATCCCTTCGCGATCACGAAGGACGCGGTCCTCAAGAGCCCGATGGTCGCGGACCCGCTCCGCATGCTCGACTGCGCGGCGAACCTCGACGGCGCCGCCGCGGTCGTGCTCTGCGCGGCCGACAAGGTCGCGGAATTCACGCGGAAGGACCGCGCCGTGAAGATCCTCGCCTCGCACCAGGCGAGCGACACGCTTGCGATGCACGACCGCGCGAGCATCACGGAGCTCGCCGCGACGAAGCACGCCGCGAAGCGCGCCTACGAGCGCGCGCGCCTCACGCCCGCGGACATCGACGTCGCGGAGGTCCACGACGCCTTCACGATCGCCGAGATCCTCGCGATCGAGGACCTCGGATTCTACGCGAAGGGCTCGGGCGGCGCGGCCGCCGAGAAGGGCTTGACGTCGTGGAAGGGCGAGAAGCCCGTCAACACGTCGGGCGGCCTCAAGGCGCGCGGCCACCCGCCGGGCGCGACGGGCGTCGCGCAGGCGGCCGAGATCGTCCAGCAGCTCCGCGGCGAGGCCGGCAAGCGGCAGGTCGCGGACGCCGAGATCGGGCTCGCGCACAACGTCGGCGGATCCGGCGGCACGGCCGTCGTCACGATCTTCGGGAGGATGAAGTAA
- a CDS encoding TlpA disulfide reductase family protein → MRPLLALAVLGLVAAPLAGCIGQSNSGVPAPIDQDPDAAQGPAWSLRDTMGVTHARETTAGDAVVLFFMATWCGSCRSKAPVLASIERDYAERGVRLFSVGYDPLETDGDLEAWKARHGQPWPHGIDHGQKLQRTFGVTSQSSVVLLDGDGKVVERWGYGQVTEDALRRALDRLARA, encoded by the coding sequence GTGCGACCCCTCCTCGCTCTCGCCGTCCTCGGTCTCGTCGCGGCGCCCCTTGCGGGATGCATCGGCCAGTCGAACTCGGGGGTCCCGGCCCCGATCGACCAGGACCCGGACGCGGCGCAGGGGCCCGCGTGGTCGCTTCGCGACACGATGGGCGTCACGCATGCGCGCGAAACGACGGCGGGGGACGCCGTCGTCCTCTTCTTCATGGCGACCTGGTGCGGCTCCTGCCGCTCCAAAGCCCCCGTCCTCGCCTCGATCGAGCGCGATTACGCCGAGCGCGGGGTTCGCCTGTTCTCCGTGGGATACGATCCGCTCGAAACGGACGGCGATCTCGAGGCCTGGAAGGCCCGCCACGGCCAGCCCTGGCCCCACGGCATCGACCATGGCCAGAAGCTCCAGAGGACCTTCGGCGTGACGTCGCAGAGCAGCGTCGTGCTTCTCGACGGCGACGGAAAGGTCGTCGAGCGGTGGGGCTACGGCCAGGTCACGGAGGACGCGCTCCGCAGGGCCCTCGACAGGCTCGCGCGCGCCTGA
- a CDS encoding potassium channel family protein, producing the protein MTDLLILGAGLGLVGLTLLDAGWTIWWVDGDAGPMTRRLLGGLRALARRPRGRRLRSLLGPASLVATLMAWFVLIGIGWTLVFASDGASLAATGSLPPPGLAAKAYYVAYTLLTMGNGDYVPNGTPWQAATSVAVLSGLVLLTLAITYTMSVLEGVVKKRTTAMRVHALGATPAAIVATGLVDGRPRGFDRMLSSLAEQLALVTEQHLAYPVLHFYDARDRRVSLSLAAALLDDAVTLLASAREAEARPQPLALAEARGAIDRYAAVLARTFVEAEAPPPPPSADGLEARGFGIDPEALGRETATGAKRRARLRGAVEAEGWSWDRDVSGRGA; encoded by the coding sequence GTGACCGATCTCCTCATCCTCGGGGCGGGCCTCGGGCTCGTCGGTCTCACGCTCCTCGACGCGGGGTGGACCATCTGGTGGGTGGACGGGGACGCCGGGCCCATGACGCGACGCCTCCTGGGCGGCCTGCGCGCCCTCGCGCGGCGTCCTCGAGGCCGCCGTCTCCGCTCGCTCCTCGGTCCCGCGAGCCTCGTTGCGACCCTCATGGCGTGGTTCGTCCTCATCGGCATCGGCTGGACGCTCGTTTTCGCGAGCGACGGGGCAAGCCTCGCGGCGACCGGCTCTTTGCCGCCCCCGGGCCTCGCGGCCAAGGCGTACTATGTCGCCTACACGCTCCTCACGATGGGCAACGGCGATTACGTCCCCAACGGCACGCCGTGGCAGGCCGCGACGTCGGTCGCCGTCCTGAGCGGTCTCGTCCTGCTCACGCTCGCGATCACCTACACGATGTCGGTCCTCGAGGGCGTCGTCAAGAAACGCACCACGGCCATGCGCGTGCACGCGCTCGGCGCGACCCCCGCGGCCATCGTGGCGACGGGGCTCGTGGACGGGCGCCCCCGAGGCTTCGACCGGATGTTGTCCAGCCTCGCGGAGCAGTTGGCCCTCGTGACGGAGCAGCACCTCGCGTATCCCGTGCTCCACTTCTACGACGCTCGCGACCGCCGCGTCTCCCTTTCGCTCGCGGCGGCCCTCCTCGACGACGCCGTGACGCTCCTCGCTTCCGCCCGCGAGGCGGAGGCGCGTCCGCAGCCGCTTGCGCTCGCGGAGGCCCGCGGCGCGATCGACCGTTACGCGGCGGTGCTCGCGCGCACGTTCGTCGAGGCCGAAGCGCCCCCTCCGCCGCCCTCGGCGGACGGCCTCGAGGCGCGCGGATTCGGGATCGACCCCGAGGCCCTCGGACGCGAGACCGCGACCGGCGCGAAGCGACGCGCGCGATTGCGGGGCGCCGTGGAGGCGGAAGGCTGGTCGTGGGACCGCGACGTCAGCGGTCGCGGTGCATGA
- a CDS encoding hydroxymethylglutaryl-CoA synthase: MTVGIVSYGAAIPRYRIKSEEIARVWGEDPDSIKKGLNVHEKTVPSPDQDTTTLSVEAARVAIKRGRFDPKTIGAIYVGSESHVYAVKPTATILSEAIEASPYLTAADFEFACKAGTAAIQTCVGLVGAGMIERGLAVGADTSQGAPGDALEYSASAGAAAFVIGRERVIASINHTVSYTTDTPDFWRREGQRYPTHGGRFTGEPSYFRHVQAASERLMERADMKPASYQYAVFHQPNGKFPIRVAQKLGFNEPQFKTGLLTPIIGNTYSGSSVLGLCAILDEAKPGDRIFMCAYGSGAGADAFDITVTDEIRNLHREGTPTMKQLIDDKEYVDYATYAKFRGKIIKGASA; this comes from the coding sequence ATGACGGTCGGCATCGTGAGCTACGGCGCGGCGATCCCGCGCTACCGCATCAAGTCGGAGGAGATCGCCCGCGTGTGGGGCGAGGACCCCGACAGCATCAAGAAGGGCCTCAATGTCCACGAGAAGACGGTGCCGTCGCCGGACCAGGACACGACGACGCTCTCGGTCGAGGCGGCGCGCGTCGCGATCAAGCGCGGCCGGTTCGACCCGAAGACGATCGGCGCGATCTACGTCGGGAGCGAGTCGCACGTCTACGCGGTGAAGCCGACGGCGACGATCCTTTCGGAGGCGATCGAGGCCTCTCCGTACCTCACGGCCGCAGACTTCGAGTTCGCGTGCAAGGCGGGGACGGCCGCGATCCAGACGTGCGTCGGCCTCGTGGGCGCGGGCATGATCGAGCGCGGCCTCGCGGTCGGCGCCGACACGAGCCAGGGCGCCCCCGGCGACGCGCTCGAGTACAGCGCCTCCGCGGGCGCGGCGGCGTTCGTGATCGGCCGCGAGCGGGTCATCGCGTCCATCAACCACACCGTCTCCTACACGACGGACACGCCCGACTTCTGGCGCCGCGAGGGGCAACGCTACCCGACGCACGGCGGCCGCTTCACGGGCGAGCCGTCGTACTTCCGCCACGTCCAGGCGGCCTCGGAGCGCCTCATGGAGCGCGCGGACATGAAGCCCGCGAGCTACCAGTACGCGGTCTTCCACCAGCCGAACGGCAAGTTCCCGATCCGCGTCGCCCAGAAGCTCGGATTCAATGAACCCCAGTTCAAGACCGGCCTCCTCACGCCGATCATCGGCAACACGTACTCGGGCTCGTCGGTGCTCGGCCTCTGCGCCATCCTCGACGAGGCGAAGCCGGGCGACCGCATCTTCATGTGCGCGTACGGCTCGGGCGCGGGCGCCGACGCCTTCGACATCACGGTCACGGACGAGATCCGCAACCTCCACCGCGAGGGGACCCCCACGATGAAGCAGCTCATCGACGACAAGGAGTACGTGGACTACGCGACCTACGCGAAGTTCCGCGGCAAGATCATCAAGGGAGCGTCGGCCTGA
- a CDS encoding UbiA family prenyltransferase: MRTLTDPARAMVQTLDPAPPPRLLIGEAALALWRLARPEIWLVSLVPMVVGHLLATREIAPGFGAWLAFWSRASTEGATTSEFLATLVGWLQDAWPFLLAAVVMGPLVWLATLLVNDVHDLAGDRLNPRKARSPLVQGIVTAGWARATARLAGASALALALLVNVEFAALVAGALALAWAYSAPPLRLKTRPGADVLVNAMGVGGLAGLAGWSVARPLAEAPWLFMPQALLVAAAVYVPTTLVDYDADVRAGYATFATKLGRDRAYRVGFACWVAANLGALGFAWTGTIIPRAMFPLLAIFAPLLVWQYHTFIGHARDGPEMVKGIVLASLTFLAVNLVFALMYTGLWRG; this comes from the coding sequence ATGCGGACCCTCACCGATCCCGCACGCGCCATGGTCCAGACGCTCGACCCCGCGCCCCCGCCCAGGCTGCTCATCGGGGAGGCGGCGCTCGCCCTCTGGCGCCTCGCGCGCCCCGAAATCTGGCTCGTGAGCCTCGTCCCGATGGTTGTCGGGCACCTGCTTGCGACGCGCGAGATCGCGCCCGGTTTCGGCGCGTGGCTCGCGTTCTGGAGCCGCGCGTCGACGGAGGGCGCGACGACGTCGGAGTTCCTCGCGACGCTCGTCGGGTGGCTCCAGGACGCGTGGCCGTTCCTCCTCGCGGCGGTCGTCATGGGGCCCCTCGTGTGGCTCGCCACCTTGCTCGTGAACGACGTGCACGACCTCGCGGGCGACCGCCTGAACCCGCGCAAGGCGAGAAGCCCGCTCGTCCAGGGCATCGTGACGGCGGGATGGGCGCGCGCGACGGCGCGGCTTGCGGGCGCCTCGGCCCTAGCGCTCGCCCTCCTCGTCAACGTCGAGTTCGCGGCGCTCGTCGCGGGCGCCCTCGCGCTCGCGTGGGCCTACTCCGCCCCGCCCCTCCGGCTCAAGACGCGCCCCGGCGCGGACGTCCTCGTGAACGCCATGGGCGTGGGAGGCCTTGCGGGCCTTGCGGGCTGGAGCGTCGCGCGTCCCCTCGCCGAAGCGCCCTGGCTCTTCATGCCGCAGGCGCTTCTCGTCGCGGCCGCCGTCTATGTCCCGACGACGCTCGTCGATTACGATGCGGACGTGCGCGCGGGCTACGCGACCTTCGCGACGAAGCTCGGTCGCGACCGCGCCTACCGGGTCGGCTTCGCGTGCTGGGTGGCCGCGAACCTCGGCGCGCTCGGCTTCGCGTGGACGGGCACGATCATCCCGCGCGCGATGTTCCCCCTGCTCGCCATCTTCGCTCCCCTCCTCGTGTGGCAATACCACACGTTCATCGGGCACGCCCGCGACGGACCCGAGATGGTGAAAGGCATCGTCCTCGCGAGCCTCACCTTCCTCGCCGTGAATCTCGTCTTCGCGCTGATGTACACGGGACTCTGGCGCGGCTGA
- a CDS encoding polyprenyl synthetase family protein: protein MRADPGRIARLEATIREHAVLVNGALASYLPATGGTFAKSLAEYLAFSEKRLRPSLAVYEPMRHVVEAGGKRIRPTLCMLACEAVGGKREMALPTAAGIEFLHTFTLVHDDIMDKDLVRRGRETVGALWGDEVAITVGDGLFALAFKAVAANADVPGVPPGRVFRVMEGAAETSLLLAQGQTMDLLMAHRADVPIDEYLEMIRLKTGVLLEFSLAAGATLGGGTKEDAEAIARFGAPLGMAFQIKDDVLDLVADEKRLGKPVGSDIRSGKRTLMVVHAMAESPDAGRLAEILEKPAAKTTDAEVREGIRILERAGSIRFAEETAERFLSESKNALAKLPATPGGEALEALATVADYIMHRDR, encoded by the coding sequence ATGCGTGCCGACCCGGGGCGCATCGCCCGCCTGGAGGCCACCATCCGCGAGCACGCGGTCCTCGTGAACGGCGCCCTCGCTTCGTACCTTCCCGCCACGGGCGGGACGTTCGCGAAGTCGCTCGCCGAATACCTCGCCTTCTCCGAGAAGCGGCTGCGGCCGTCGCTCGCCGTCTACGAGCCCATGCGCCACGTCGTCGAGGCGGGCGGCAAGCGCATCCGGCCCACGCTCTGCATGCTCGCGTGCGAAGCGGTCGGCGGCAAGCGCGAGATGGCGCTTCCCACGGCCGCGGGCATCGAGTTCCTCCACACCTTCACGCTCGTCCACGACGACATCATGGACAAGGATCTCGTCCGGCGCGGACGCGAGACCGTCGGCGCGCTGTGGGGCGACGAGGTCGCGATCACGGTCGGGGACGGGCTCTTCGCGCTCGCATTCAAGGCCGTCGCCGCGAACGCGGACGTGCCCGGCGTTCCGCCGGGCCGCGTCTTCCGCGTGATGGAGGGGGCCGCCGAGACGTCGCTTCTCCTCGCGCAGGGCCAGACGATGGACCTGCTCATGGCGCACCGCGCCGACGTGCCCATCGACGAGTATCTGGAGATGATCCGCCTCAAGACCGGCGTCCTCCTCGAGTTCTCGCTCGCGGCCGGCGCCACGCTCGGCGGCGGCACGAAGGAGGACGCGGAGGCGATCGCGCGCTTCGGCGCGCCCCTCGGCATGGCGTTCCAGATCAAGGACGACGTCCTCGACCTCGTCGCCGACGAGAAGCGGCTCGGGAAGCCGGTGGGCTCCGACATCCGGAGCGGCAAGCGCACGCTCATGGTCGTCCACGCGATGGCCGAGTCGCCCGACGCGGGGCGCCTCGCCGAGATTTTGGAGAAGCCCGCCGCGAAGACGACCGACGCCGAGGTGCGGGAAGGCATCCGGATCCTCGAGCGCGCCGGGTCGATCCGCTTCGCGGAGGAAACGGCCGAGCGGTTCCTCTCGGAATCGAAGAACGCGCTCGCGAAGCTTCCCGCGACGCCGGGCGGCGAGGCGCTCGAGGCGCTCGCGACGGTCGCGGACTACATCATGCACCGCGACCGCTGA